In the Paenibacillus sp. FSL H7-0357 genome, one interval contains:
- a CDS encoding Gfo/Idh/MocA family protein has product MEKIVFGLAGGGWRAEFYLRIAKQLPEQFAVGAMFVRNKEKADVLSREWGVKVYTSIEEFISAGTYSFAVISLKREVSKAYIIRLAEAGIPVLAETPPAPDLEQLTELWNRVGRSAVIQIAEQYLFQPMHAARIKLAASGRLGTISQAQVSAAHGYHGISLIRQLLGIGFENPIIRAQNFCSSIIKGPQRSGPPVAEVMVQTGQMLATLDFGARLGVFDFSGDQYFSWIRGNRILVRGERGELLNDEVSWLQSYDTPLYCKLRRMDAGHGGNLEGFYLKGIMGDGEWLYRNPFAPARLTDDEIAIAESLVRMQRHVQGGPSFYSLAEGCQDQYLALLLEQAAASGETVTSHSQPWSEQG; this is encoded by the coding sequence ATGGAGAAGATTGTGTTTGGGCTGGCCGGCGGCGGCTGGCGGGCGGAGTTCTATTTGCGTATTGCCAAACAGCTGCCGGAACAATTCGCTGTAGGCGCTATGTTTGTGCGCAATAAGGAGAAAGCCGATGTCTTAAGCAGGGAATGGGGAGTGAAGGTCTACACTTCAATTGAAGAGTTTATCTCAGCGGGTACTTATTCCTTTGCGGTAATTAGTCTGAAACGCGAGGTAAGCAAAGCGTATATCATCCGGCTGGCGGAAGCGGGTATTCCGGTGCTTGCGGAGACGCCGCCGGCGCCCGATCTGGAACAGCTGACGGAGCTATGGAATAGGGTGGGCCGTTCTGCCGTCATCCAGATTGCCGAGCAGTATCTGTTCCAGCCGATGCATGCGGCAAGAATCAAGCTGGCCGCTTCCGGCAGGCTTGGCACGATCAGCCAGGCCCAGGTATCGGCTGCACACGGATATCACGGAATCAGCCTCATCCGGCAGCTGCTGGGCATCGGCTTCGAGAATCCAATAATTCGTGCACAGAATTTTTGTTCTTCTATTATAAAGGGACCGCAGCGAAGCGGACCTCCGGTTGCCGAGGTGATGGTTCAGACGGGGCAGATGCTGGCCACTCTGGATTTTGGAGCCCGGCTAGGTGTGTTCGATTTCAGCGGCGACCAGTATTTTTCATGGATCCGCGGCAACCGGATTTTGGTGCGCGGGGAGCGGGGGGAACTGTTGAACGATGAGGTGTCCTGGCTCCAGAGCTATGATACGCCGCTCTACTGCAAGCTGCGGCGGATGGATGCCGGGCATGGCGGAAACCTGGAGGGCTTTTATCTCAAGGGGATTATGGGAGACGGCGAATGGCTGTACCGGAATCCATTTGCCCCGGCCAGGCTCACGGACGATGAAATTGCCATTGCAGAGAGCCTTGTCCGAATGCAGAGACATGTTCAAGGAGGACCTTCTTTCTACAGTTTGGCCGAAGGATGCCAGGATCAGTATTTGGCACTGCTGCTGGAGCAGGCGGCGGCGAGCGGAGAAACGGTGACTTCCCATAGTCAGCCGTGGTCAGAGCAGGGCTGA
- a CDS encoding glycoside hydrolase family 20 zincin-like fold domain-containing protein: MPEIRTLQLLPHPRTITRSEGYFRLPAKASIVLSGEANRSVLPAARKLQLVISQVLQLSLPLSVGTRPAVSSACSFSYNRLLSAGGYELVIEEHGIFITYSSPEGAYYAVATLKQILEQSGRNIPCLHIRDEPDFAARGLMIDISRNKTPKLETLYRIVDLMADLKLNQLQLYIEGSPFAYESFPQVWELETPITGEEILLLDAYCRERYIELVPNQNSFGHMEGWLTRPEFKALAESPEGFMLPDHMYDSDLYPDGLFMEPGTFDTEDPKVLELLGTMYDDLLPYFTSNQFNVGCDETYELGLGKSKAAADAAGKGTLYLSFLQKIHELVVQRGKTMQFWGDIIIQHPELIPQLPKNIIAMEWGYSADHPFEADTLKFREAQIPFYVCPGTSSWNSLTGRTGNMLANLHNAAVHGKNNGAIGYLITDWGDFGHWQHLPVSYAGFVYGAALSWNVDNNLDADVAGYLNTSVFHDRSEKIGQLLLDLGNYYKLESGISRPNDSEMSMLMRSNLANMGIVNKLTAEHFDNLEQYISRIEDQLEDLALECTDAELVIQELENGIHFVKHAVQLGRIKQLLAAEPAGIDPALVDHQIHDLDLLLHQYRQLWTRRNRLGGLEKSVAKLLRLRGEYAQLAAQLSGSQPL; this comes from the coding sequence ATGCCTGAAATTCGCACTTTACAGCTGCTTCCCCATCCACGGACAATCACGCGCTCTGAAGGCTACTTCCGCCTTCCGGCCAAAGCAAGCATTGTTCTCTCCGGTGAGGCGAACCGTTCCGTTCTCCCGGCAGCCCGTAAGCTTCAGCTTGTCATTTCTCAAGTTCTTCAGCTCAGCCTGCCTTTGTCAGTAGGTACACGTCCGGCCGTTTCCTCCGCATGCAGCTTTAGCTACAACCGCCTGCTGTCTGCAGGAGGTTATGAGCTTGTCATCGAAGAGCATGGAATCTTCATTACTTACAGCTCTCCTGAAGGAGCCTATTATGCAGTGGCAACCCTGAAACAGATTCTGGAACAATCCGGCAGAAACATTCCCTGTCTGCATATCCGGGATGAACCGGACTTTGCCGCAAGAGGACTGATGATTGATATCAGCCGCAACAAAACGCCCAAACTCGAAACCCTTTACCGGATCGTTGATCTTATGGCCGATCTGAAGCTGAACCAACTGCAGTTATATATAGAAGGTTCTCCTTTTGCCTATGAGTCGTTCCCCCAGGTTTGGGAGCTCGAAACACCTATAACCGGTGAAGAAATTCTGCTGCTCGATGCTTACTGCCGCGAACGTTATATCGAGCTGGTTCCCAACCAGAACAGCTTCGGCCATATGGAAGGATGGCTGACCCGGCCGGAATTCAAAGCACTGGCCGAAAGTCCTGAGGGGTTCATGCTGCCAGACCATATGTATGACAGTGATTTATATCCGGATGGGCTTTTCATGGAGCCGGGCACCTTCGATACTGAAGACCCTAAAGTACTCGAGCTGCTGGGCACAATGTATGATGACCTTCTTCCTTATTTCACCTCGAATCAGTTCAACGTTGGCTGCGACGAGACTTATGAACTGGGACTTGGCAAAAGCAAAGCCGCGGCAGATGCAGCAGGCAAAGGCACGCTCTACTTGTCATTTCTGCAGAAGATTCATGAGCTCGTTGTACAGCGGGGAAAAACGATGCAGTTCTGGGGTGATATTATCATCCAGCATCCTGAGCTGATCCCCCAGCTGCCTAAAAATATTATTGCCATGGAATGGGGTTACAGCGCAGACCACCCGTTCGAAGCGGACACCCTGAAATTCCGCGAAGCACAAATCCCGTTCTATGTCTGCCCGGGAACCAGCTCCTGGAATTCCCTTACCGGACGCACCGGCAATATGCTCGCCAACTTGCATAACGCCGCTGTACACGGCAAGAACAACGGGGCTATCGGCTACCTCATTACGGACTGGGGTGATTTCGGCCATTGGCAGCATCTTCCGGTGAGTTATGCCGGATTTGTCTACGGCGCTGCGCTGTCCTGGAATGTCGACAACAATCTTGATGCCGATGTTGCAGGATATCTGAATACCTCGGTCTTTCACGACCGTTCGGAGAAGATTGGGCAATTGCTGCTCGATCTTGGAAATTACTACAAGCTTGAATCCGGCATTTCCCGCCCCAATGATTCAGAAATGTCCATGCTGATGCGCAGTAATCTGGCCAACATGGGGATCGTAAATAAACTCACCGCTGAGCATTTCGATAATCTGGAGCAGTACATCAGCCGTATTGAGGATCAGCTTGAAGATCTTGCGCTGGAATGCACGGATGCCGAACTTGTCATCCAAGAGCTTGAGAACGGCATTCATTTTGTAAAGCATGCCGTGCAGCTTGGCCGCATCAAACAGCTGCTGGCTGCGGAACCTGCCGGGATTGATCCGGCACTGGTGGACCATCAGATCCATGATCTCGACCTCCTGCTGCATCAATACCGGCAATTATGGACCCGGCGCAACCGGCTCGGCGGCTTGGAGAAGAGTGTCGCGAAACTTCTCCGGCTGCGCGGCGAGTATGCACAATTAGCTGCACAACTATCCGGCTCGCAGCCGTTGTAA
- a CDS encoding sensor histidine kinase, with protein MAGIIALTLLTGAYDSSFRLYVLNPVLIAAGSLSIYFGWSLLLGYIGIFAVFCYVFLNSAGKTLAEAALANGNLFLALVLTVIIMQMVNRIKRQREEANARTNETMEHIKSLYHIVETSSQHDFMNIGQVITDYVVKLTKLDRALFWFAKKSGEPAPQSRQTGWQQEEERFLFSELEKHEHEWRLQREPVFKSLPGLGDFLLMPVRMSTRFVGMIGVKLESSEGLEGRRWYIQQLMFLSELSAIILERHELGVIENRLIITNEQNRIADEMHDSVSQSLFGIVYATHSLKQTWPKMSDSELEEQIELIHDSATKVAKELRITIYSLSSKKSGGPTWLGMVRSHLKSLSRLNDVEIELKITGDDFSLPYPYHKALFRIISEATGNAIRHGAASRVDVELSLKPKWIRLSIIDDGVGFDTSLLLTESEDNTGGLGMKNMQYLAQSLGGDFQLSSSENAGTKILISIPVGVAELKNA; from the coding sequence ATGGCGGGTATTATTGCACTGACGCTGTTAACCGGTGCATATGACAGCTCCTTTAGACTGTATGTGCTTAACCCTGTGCTGATCGCTGCGGGTTCGTTATCCATCTATTTCGGATGGAGTTTGCTGCTTGGATACATTGGTATATTCGCAGTATTTTGTTATGTTTTTCTTAATTCTGCCGGAAAAACTTTAGCTGAAGCTGCATTGGCAAATGGCAACCTGTTTCTAGCACTGGTACTTACGGTTATAATTATGCAGATGGTTAACAGGATCAAGCGGCAGCGGGAAGAAGCAAACGCGCGGACCAATGAAACCATGGAGCACATTAAATCGCTCTATCATATCGTGGAAACATCAAGCCAGCATGACTTCATGAACATAGGCCAGGTTATTACGGATTATGTGGTAAAGCTTACCAAACTTGACAGAGCCTTGTTCTGGTTCGCCAAGAAGAGCGGTGAGCCTGCACCGCAGAGCCGGCAGACCGGCTGGCAGCAGGAAGAGGAACGTTTTCTTTTCTCGGAGCTGGAGAAGCATGAGCATGAATGGAGATTACAGCGCGAGCCTGTATTCAAGAGCCTGCCGGGGCTCGGAGATTTTTTGCTGATGCCGGTGAGAATGAGCACCCGCTTTGTTGGCATGATCGGCGTGAAGCTGGAGTCCTCGGAAGGCCTTGAAGGCCGCCGGTGGTATATCCAGCAGTTGATGTTTCTGTCGGAGCTTAGTGCAATTATTCTTGAACGCCATGAGCTGGGTGTCATCGAGAACCGGCTGATCATCACGAATGAGCAGAACCGGATTGCGGATGAAATGCATGACAGTGTCTCACAGAGTTTATTCGGCATCGTCTATGCCACTCACTCGCTAAAGCAGACCTGGCCGAAAATGTCTGATTCCGAGCTGGAGGAGCAGATAGAGCTTATCCATGATTCGGCGACCAAGGTGGCCAAGGAGCTGAGAATTACAATCTACAGTCTTAGCTCCAAGAAGAGCGGCGGTCCAACCTGGCTGGGTATGGTAAGGTCTCATCTGAAGAGCTTGTCCAGACTGAATGATGTGGAGATTGAACTAAAGATCACGGGTGATGACTTCAGTCTCCCGTATCCCTACCACAAGGCGCTTTTCCGGATTATCTCTGAAGCGACCGGCAATGCCATTCGTCATGGTGCGGCCAGCCGGGTGGATGTTGAACTGTCACTTAAGCCAAAATGGATAAGACTTTCCATAATCGATGATGGTGTAGGTTTTGATACGAGTCTGCTGTTGACGGAGTCTGAGGATAACACAGGCGGACTGGGGATGAAGAATATGCAATATCTGGCGCAGTCTCTTGGGGGCGATTTTCAATTGTCCAGCAGTGAGAATGCAGGCACAAAAATTTTAATTTCGATACCTGTCGGTGTGGCTGAATTAAAAAATGCATAA